Proteins encoded within one genomic window of Marasmius oreades isolate 03SP1 chromosome 4, whole genome shotgun sequence:
- a CDS encoding uncharacterized protein (MEROPS:MER0026545) has translation MFCSWRRINASPFKHLASRSLSQRPRYVRFEINPTPSGPGGNGKRPKGFFGSRTWPMKVGAGLIGAGAVYYVTHLEQVPETGRWRFINVGPTVEAKMGDLTRQQTYQEYQGQIVPPHHPVSIHVRRVVSQILAASNLGVVKGHTPVVQSPIDNVWNPDATSEYTRSDATLGDQREWDVVVVNDQKMINAAALPGTVIVFTGILPVCRDERGLAAVLSHEIAHVVARHSAERLSSQAVAIAFMIVLAAFGLDLGISSLIHSLLLDLPNSRTQEREADIIGIRLMAKACYDPKGAPEMFSRLAQLESGRRAPQFMTTHPTSESRVKYLEQILPEAYNILAANPNCARIQDEATAFRDMARMRSPGRPRDDDEEVW, from the exons ATGTTCTGCTCATGGCGCAGAATTAACGCCTCTCCCTTCAAACATCTTGCAAGCCGCTCACTGTCACAAAGACCGAGATATGTTCGCTTTGAAATCAACCCAACACCATCAGGACCGGGCGGAAATGGCAAACGCCCCAAAGGATTCTTCGGGTCAAGAACATGGCCGATGAAAGTAGGAGCTGGACTTATTGGAGCAGGTGCAGTATACTATGTTACACA TTTAGAACAAGTCCCAGAAACAGGCAGATGGCGATTTATCAATGTTGGTCCCACTGTAGAAGCCAAG ATGGGTGACTTGACGAGACAGCAAACATATCAGGAATACCAAGGCCAAATTGTTCCTCCACATCATCCCGTTTCGATACATGTTCGACGCGTCGTTTCTCAAATTCTGGCTGCTTCCAACCTCGGTGTTGTGAAAGGACACACTCCAGTTGTGCAATCCCCGATAGACAATGTGTGGAACCCTGATGCAACGTCCGAATACACACGATCGGATGCTACTCTTGGTGACCAACGAGAATGGGACGTGGTTGTAGTAAATGACCAAAAGATGATCAACGCAGCAGCTTTACCGG GGACGGTCATTGTGTTCACTGGTATATTACCAGTTTGCAGAGACGAACGAGGATTGGCAGCTGTCCTTTCGCATG AAATAGCACACGTCG TTGCTCGACATTCAGCTGAACGCCTATCATCCCAAGCAGTCGCTATTGCATTCATGATTGTTCTCGCCGCGTTTGGGCTTGACTTGGGCATTTCATCGTTGATTCATTCGCTGTTGTTGGATCTTCCAAACTCGAGAACGCAAGAGCGTGAAG CTGATATCATAGGCATACGTCTCATGGCAAAGGCGTGTTACGATCCTAAAGGCGCACCGGA GATGTTCTCTAGGCTAGCGCAACTAGAATCTGGGCGTAGGGCGCCTCAATTCATGACCACACATCCCACCTCCGAGAGCCGCGTCAAG TATCTGGAGCAGATACTACCGGAAGCATATAATATCCTGGCTGCCAATCCCAATTGTGCAAGGATCCAAGATGAAGCGACAGCATTCCGTGATATGGCCCGGATGAGAAGCCCGGGGAGACCCAGGGACGATGACGAGGAGGTTTGGTGA
- a CDS encoding uncharacterized protein (MEROPS:MER0026545) encodes MLHKQVPETGRWRFINVGPTVEAKMGDLTRQQTYQEYQGQIVPPHHPVSIHVRRVVSQILAASNLGVVKGHTPVVQSPIDNVWNPDATSEYTRSDATLGDQREWDVVVVNDQKMINAAALPGTVIVFTGILPVCRDERGLAAVLSHEIAHVVARHSAERLSSQAVAIAFMIVLAAFGLDLGISSLIHSLLLDLPNSRTQEREADIIGIRLMAKACYDPKGAPEMFSRLAQLESGRRAPQFMTTHPTSESRVKYLEQILPEAYNILAANPNCARIQDEATAFRDMARMRSPGRPRDDDEEVW; translated from the exons ATGTTACACA AACAAGTCCCAGAAACAGGCAGATGGCGATTTATCAATGTTGGTCCCACTGTAGAAGCCAAG ATGGGTGACTTGACGAGACAGCAAACATATCAGGAATACCAAGGCCAAATTGTTCCTCCACATCATCCCGTTTCGATACATGTTCGACGCGTCGTTTCTCAAATTCTGGCTGCTTCCAACCTCGGTGTTGTGAAAGGACACACTCCAGTTGTGCAATCCCCGATAGACAATGTGTGGAACCCTGATGCAACGTCCGAATACACACGATCGGATGCTACTCTTGGTGACCAACGAGAATGGGACGTGGTTGTAGTAAATGACCAAAAGATGATCAACGCAGCAGCTTTACCGG GGACGGTCATTGTGTTCACTGGTATATTACCAGTTTGCAGAGACGAACGAGGATTGGCAGCTGTCCTTTCGCATG AAATAGCACACGTCG TTGCTCGACATTCAGCTGAACGCCTATCATCCCAAGCAGTCGCTATTGCATTCATGATTGTTCTCGCCGCGTTTGGGCTTGACTTGGGCATTTCATCGTTGATTCATTCGCTGTTGTTGGATCTTCCAAACTCGAGAACGCAAGAGCGTGAAG CTGATATCATAGGCATACGTCTCATGGCAAAGGCGTGTTACGATCCTAAAGGCGCACCGGA GATGTTCTCTAGGCTAGCGCAACTAGAATCTGGGCGTAGGGCGCCTCAATTCATGACCACACATCCCACCTCCGAGAGCCGCGTCAAG TATCTGGAGCAGATACTACCGGAAGCATATAATATCCTGGCTGCCAATCCCAATTGTGCAAGGATCCAAGATGAAGCGACAGCATTCCGTGATATGGCCCGGATGAGAAGCCCGGGGAGACCCAGGGACGATGACGAGGAGGTTTGGTGA
- a CDS encoding uncharacterized protein (MEROPS:MER0026545): MGDLTRQQTYQEYQGQIVPPHHPVSIHVRRVVSQILAASNLGVVKGHTPVVQSPIDNVWNPDATSEYTRSDATLGDQREWDVVVVNDQKMINAAALPGTVIVFTGILPVCRDERGLAAVLSHEIAHVVARHSAERLSSQAVAIAFMIVLAAFGLDLGISSLIHSLLLDLPNSRTQEREADIIGIRLMAKACYDPKGAPEMFSRLAQLESGRRAPQFMTTHPTSESRVKYLEQILPEAYNILAANPNCARIQDEATAFRDMARMRSPGRPRDDDEEVW, translated from the exons ATGGGTGACTTGACGAGACAGCAAACATATCAGGAATACCAAGGCCAAATTGTTCCTCCACATCATCCCGTTTCGATACATGTTCGACGCGTCGTTTCTCAAATTCTGGCTGCTTCCAACCTCGGTGTTGTGAAAGGACACACTCCAGTTGTGCAATCCCCGATAGACAATGTGTGGAACCCTGATGCAACGTCCGAATACACACGATCGGATGCTACTCTTGGTGACCAACGAGAATGGGACGTGGTTGTAGTAAATGACCAAAAGATGATCAACGCAGCAGCTTTACCGG GGACGGTCATTGTGTTCACTGGTATATTACCAGTTTGCAGAGACGAACGAGGATTGGCAGCTGTCCTTTCGCATG AAATAGCACACGTCG TTGCTCGACATTCAGCTGAACGCCTATCATCCCAAGCAGTCGCTATTGCATTCATGATTGTTCTCGCCGCGTTTGGGCTTGACTTGGGCATTTCATCGTTGATTCATTCGCTGTTGTTGGATCTTCCAAACTCGAGAACGCAAGAGCGTGAAG CTGATATCATAGGCATACGTCTCATGGCAAAGGCGTGTTACGATCCTAAAGGCGCACCGGA GATGTTCTCTAGGCTAGCGCAACTAGAATCTGGGCGTAGGGCGCCTCAATTCATGACCACACATCCCACCTCCGAGAGCCGCGTCAAG TATCTGGAGCAGATACTACCGGAAGCATATAATATCCTGGCTGCCAATCCCAATTGTGCAAGGATCCAAGATGAAGCGACAGCATTCCGTGATATGGCCCGGATGAGAAGCCCGGGGAGACCCAGGGACGATGACGAGGAGGTTTGGTGA